The genomic DNA ATGCGCGCGGGCGCCGATCTCGGCGCGGTCTGGACGGGCGTGCTGCTGTCGGCCGCCACCACGCTGCTGTCGTTCGGCATGCTCGGCGCGAGCGCGATGCCCGCGCTGCACAGCTTCGGCACGACGCTCGCGCTCGGCATTGCGGTCGCGGTGCTGCTTGCGCCGATCGGCATGCCGTCGAATTTACGGAGGACCGCATGAGCGCTTCGCTGAGCATTCCGAAGGCGCAAAAATCGAAACAAGCGGTCTATCTGCACGCGCTCGGCATGGTCAACGCGCTCGGCGACCATGTCGACACGATTGCAGCCGCGCTCGCCGCTGGACACGCGCCGGGTATGACCACGCTTGCCACGGGCATCGGCGACGCATTCGTCGGCCGCGTGATCGCCGCGCTCGACATCGTGCCGCCAGCATCGCTCGAGCCCTATGACTGCCGCAACAACCGCTTGCTGCTCGCCGCGCTCGCGCAGATTGCGCCGCACGTCGACGCGGCGCGCGAACGCTACGGCGCTGACCGGATCGGCGTCGTGCTCGGTACGAGCACATCGGGCATCGACGCGGCCGAAGCGGCGTTCGCGCACCGGGCACAGGCGGGCGCGATGCCGGCAGGCTTCGATTACCGGCAGACGGAAATCGGCGCGGCGGCGCCGTTCGCCGCCGCGGCGCTCGGCATCGACGGCCCCGCATTCACGGTGTCCACCGCTTGTACATCGAGCGCGAAGGCGTTCGTCTCCGCGCGCCGCCTGCTGCAGTTGCAACTGTGCGACGCAGTGGTGGTCGGCGGCGTCGATTCGCTGTGCGAGCTGACTGTGCAAGGCTTCGCATCGCTCGAATCGACGAGTACGACGCGTACCAATCCGATGAGCGTCAACCGTTGCGGGATCAACGTCGGCGAAGGGGCGGCCGTGTTTCTGATGAGCCGCGATGAAGGTCCGGTCGCACTCATCGGCTGCGGCGAATCGAGCGACGCGCATCACATTTCCGCGCCGGACCCGCAAGGCGTGGGCGGTGAACTGGCGTTGCGCGCGGCGCTCGACGACGCCGGACTCGCGCCGTCGGCGATCGGTTATGTGAACCTGCATGCCACGGCGACGCGCAAGAACGACGAAATGGAATCGCAGCTGATGGCGCGCGTGTTCGCCGGCGGCGTCGCGGCAAGCGGCACGAAGCCGTACACGGGCCATCAGCTCGGCGCGGCCGGCGCGACCGAACTCGGCTTCGCGTGGCTCACGCTCGCGCGCGAACGCATGGCCTTGCCGCGTCACTGCTGGGACGGACAGCCCGATCCCGCGTTGCCGAGGCTGGACCTCGTCGAAGACGAACGGTATTTGCCGCGCGGCGTTGGCATGCGCTATGTGATGAGCAATTCGTTTGCGTTCGGCGGCAGCAATTGCAGCCTGATTCTCGCGGGCTGAACGGGACGATAAAAGGGCAATAAAAGGGACGACAAAGGGCGCAAAAAAGCCATGAGCGAAGCGATCAACGAAACGATAAGCGAGACACGAGGCGAAGCGGGCGCATCGCTTGCCGCGTCCGTCCGCATCGAAGCGAAAGCGGAAGCAGAAGCGGAGGTCTTCGAGCCGATCGAGGTCATCCTGCCGCATCGCGGCTCGATGCTGCTCGTCGACCGCGTGAGCGCATGCAGCGACGACACGCTGACCGCACACGCGACCGTCCATGCCGACGCCTGGTACGCCAATGCCGACGGCGCGATGCCCGCGTGGATCGGCATCGAGCTGATGGCGCAGGCGATTGCCGCGCACGTCTCGCTGCTCGCGATGCGCGCGGGCGGCCGCGCGCGGCCCGGCGTGCTGCTCGGCTCGCGCAGCTACGAAGCATGCGTGCCGGCTTTTGCGCGCGATGCGCAACTGCGCATCGACGCCAAGGAAGTGCTGCGCAGCACCGAAGGACACGGCGCGTACGAATGCACGATTGAGCACGACGGCACGCGTTGCGCGCAAGCCGTGATCAAGGTGTACCAGCCGACCGATTTTCAGTCATTCATCGAGGGGATTTCCGGATCATGAGCCGGCGCGTTCTCATTACCGGCGCAAGCCGCGGCATCGGCCGCGCGATTGCGTATCAACTGGCCGCGGACGGATTCGCGGTCACCGTCGGCTGCCGCACAGGCCGCAGCGAAGCCGAAGCCGTGACGGCCGGCATCGCGGCGCAGGGCGGCTCCGCGCGCGTGCTGCAGTTCGATGTGCGCGAGCGCGCCGCCTGCCGCGAGGTGCTCGAAGCCGATGTGGCCGCGCACGGCGCGTACTACGGCATCGTCTGCAGCGCCGGCGTGACGCGCGACGCTGCGTTTCCGGCGCTGACCGACGAAGACTGGGACGTCGTGATCGAAACCGGGCTCGACGCGTTCTACAACGTCGTGCATCCGCTGACGATGCCGATGGTGCGCGCGAAGCAGGGCGGCCGCATCGTCACGATCGCGTCGGTGTCGGGCGTGATCGGCAATCGCGGCCAGGTCAACTACAGCGCCGCGAAGGCGGGTCTGATCGGCGCGACGAAGGCGCTCGCGGTCGAGCTCGCGTCGCGTGCGATCACGGTGAATTGCGTGGCGCCGGGGCTGATCGAAACCGGCATGCTCGACGAGGTGCCGGTCGAACATGCGCTGAAGACCGTGCCAATGAACCGCGTCGGCCAGCCGGCCGAAGTCGCGGCGGCGGTCAGTTTCCTGATGTCGGATGCGGCTTCGTATGTGACGCGTCAGGTGATCGGCGTCAACGGCGGGATGATCTGATGAAGCGCGTCGTCATTACCGGTATGAGCGGCGTGACCGCATTCGGCAGCCGCTGGGACGACATCGAAGCGGCCTTGAAACGCGGCCGCAACGCCGTGCGGCGGATCGCCGAATGGGAACGCTTCGAGTCGCTGCATACGCGTCTCGCGTGCCCGCTGCCTGAGTTTTCCGTGCCCGCGCATTATCCGCGCAAGAAGACGCGCGCGATGGGTCCGGTTTCGGTCTATGCGGTGCGCGCGAGCGAACTCGCGCTCGCCGATGCGGGCCTCGCCGACGATGCGTCGATTGCCGATGGCCGCATGGGGGTCGCCTACGGTTCGTCGTCGGGTTCGGTCGAACCGATACGCGCGTTCGGCACGATGCTCGAAACGGGCTCGATGGCGGATGTGACGTCGAACAGCTACGTGCAGATGATGCCGCATACGACGGCCGTCAATGTGAGCCTCTTCTGGGATCTGAAAGGGCGCATCGTGCCGACTTCGTCGGCGTGCGTATCGGGCAGCCAGGCGATCGGCTATGCGTACGAAACGATCGCGACCGGCAAGGCCAGTCTGATGCTCGCGGGCGGCGCGGAAGAGCTGTCGGGGCCGGCCGTGGCCGTGTTCGACACGCTTTACGCGACCAGCACGCGCAACGACGAAGCGCACCTGACACCGCGTCCGTTCGATGCGGCGCGCGACGGGCTCGTGGTCGGCGAAGGCGCGGCAACGCTCGTGCTCGAGGAATACGAGCACGCGCTGGCCCGCGGCGCGCGCATTCATGCGGAACTCGTGGGCTTCGGCTGCAATTCCGACGGCGCGCATATGACGCAGCCGAACGCACCGACGATGGCGCGCGCGATGCAGCTCGCACTCGACGACGCGCAATTGAATCGCGATGCGATTGCCTACGTGAACGCGCACGGCACGGCGACCGATCGCGGCGACGTCGCGGAAAGCGCGGCGACCGCGCAGATTTTCGGCGAACGCATGCCGATCAGTTCGTTGAAGAGCTACGTCGGCCATACGCTTGGCGCGTGCGGCGCGCTCGAGGCATGGTGGACGATCGAGATGATGAACCGTAACTGGTTCGCGCCGACGCTGAACCTCACGCAGGTCGACCCGGCCTGCGCGCCGCTCGACTACATCACGGGCGAAGGCCGCGAGATCGATGCCGAATACGTGATGAGCAATAACTTCGCGTTCGGCGGGAT from Paraburkholderia edwinii includes the following:
- a CDS encoding beta-ketoacyl-[acyl-carrier-protein] synthase family protein, which translates into the protein MSASLSIPKAQKSKQAVYLHALGMVNALGDHVDTIAAALAAGHAPGMTTLATGIGDAFVGRVIAALDIVPPASLEPYDCRNNRLLLAALAQIAPHVDAARERYGADRIGVVLGTSTSGIDAAEAAFAHRAQAGAMPAGFDYRQTEIGAAAPFAAAALGIDGPAFTVSTACTSSAKAFVSARRLLQLQLCDAVVVGGVDSLCELTVQGFASLESTSTTRTNPMSVNRCGINVGEGAAVFLMSRDEGPVALIGCGESSDAHHISAPDPQGVGGELALRAALDDAGLAPSAIGYVNLHATATRKNDEMESQLMARVFAGGVAASGTKPYTGHQLGAAGATELGFAWLTLARERMALPRHCWDGQPDPALPRLDLVEDERYLPRGVGMRYVMSNSFAFGGSNCSLILAG
- a CDS encoding hotdog family protein; protein product: MSEAINETISETRGEAGASLAASVRIEAKAEAEAEVFEPIEVILPHRGSMLLVDRVSACSDDTLTAHATVHADAWYANADGAMPAWIGIELMAQAIAAHVSLLAMRAGGRARPGVLLGSRSYEACVPAFARDAQLRIDAKEVLRSTEGHGAYECTIEHDGTRCAQAVIKVYQPTDFQSFIEGISGS
- a CDS encoding 3-ketoacyl-ACP reductase FabG2; its protein translation is MSRRVLITGASRGIGRAIAYQLAADGFAVTVGCRTGRSEAEAVTAGIAAQGGSARVLQFDVRERAACREVLEADVAAHGAYYGIVCSAGVTRDAAFPALTDEDWDVVIETGLDAFYNVVHPLTMPMVRAKQGGRIVTIASVSGVIGNRGQVNYSAAKAGLIGATKALAVELASRAITVNCVAPGLIETGMLDEVPVEHALKTVPMNRVGQPAEVAAAVSFLMSDAASYVTRQVIGVNGGMI
- a CDS encoding beta-ketoacyl-ACP synthase — encoded protein: MKRVVITGMSGVTAFGSRWDDIEAALKRGRNAVRRIAEWERFESLHTRLACPLPEFSVPAHYPRKKTRAMGPVSVYAVRASELALADAGLADDASIADGRMGVAYGSSSGSVEPIRAFGTMLETGSMADVTSNSYVQMMPHTTAVNVSLFWDLKGRIVPTSSACVSGSQAIGYAYETIATGKASLMLAGGAEELSGPAVAVFDTLYATSTRNDEAHLTPRPFDAARDGLVVGEGAATLVLEEYEHALARGARIHAELVGFGCNSDGAHMTQPNAPTMARAMQLALDDAQLNRDAIAYVNAHGTATDRGDVAESAATAQIFGERMPISSLKSYVGHTLGACGALEAWWTIEMMNRNWFAPTLNLTQVDPACAPLDYITGEGREIDAEYVMSNNFAFGGINTSLIFRRVR